The following proteins are co-located in the Streptococcus downei MFe28 genome:
- a CDS encoding DUF1307 domain-containing protein produces the protein MSIKKALLGVLAVFATVLLVACHASKNNASQTADFQKLTAGKSDYRIHLVYQDDKVSKIVSTSTVLYSTIHADSADVAKQEMEQKGASKYDGIKGVEHKIDYQDDRLVEKVSVDVSKVDLNANASLLGIVGKENGRLDHISFQQSQQNIEAQGYTEVKDGNYQKLN, from the coding sequence ATGTCTATTAAGAAAGCCCTTCTTGGAGTTCTGGCTGTTTTTGCTACCGTCCTTCTAGTAGCCTGCCATGCAAGTAAGAATAATGCTAGCCAAACGGCGGATTTTCAAAAATTGACAGCAGGGAAGTCCGACTATCGGATTCACTTGGTTTATCAGGATGATAAGGTCTCGAAGATTGTCAGTACATCAACCGTCCTTTATTCAACGATTCATGCTGATTCGGCGGATGTGGCCAAACAAGAGATGGAGCAAAAGGGAGCCAGTAAGTATGATGGCATTAAGGGCGTTGAGCATAAGATTGATTACCAGGATGACCGTTTAGTCGAAAAGGTGAGTGTTGATGTCTCCAAGGTTGACCTCAATGCCAATGCTTCTCTCCTTGGTATAGTTGGTAAGGAAAATGGTAGGCTAGACCATATTAGCTTTCAACAATCTCAGCAAAATATCGAGGCTCAAGGTTATACCGAGGTCAAAGATGGTAACTACCAAAAGTTGAATTAA